One stretch of Roseimicrobium sp. ORNL1 DNA includes these proteins:
- the rnhA gene encoding ribonuclease HI, whose protein sequence is MEPGLPQVIIHTDGGCLGNPGVGGWGAVLESCKQRKEISGGEPATTNNRMELRAAIEALSLLKKPCAVEMHTDSQYVRNGITKWLFGWKKNGWKTASKEPVKNADLWRALDTAVARHTVKWHWVKGHAGNRDNERCDQLCGDAMEAIKNQHTRQQLAAALTAFKAAGQA, encoded by the coding sequence ATGGAACCGGGTCTCCCTCAAGTCATCATTCACACCGACGGTGGCTGCCTCGGCAATCCGGGCGTGGGAGGCTGGGGCGCCGTGCTGGAGTCCTGCAAGCAGCGCAAGGAAATCAGCGGTGGTGAACCGGCCACGACGAACAATCGCATGGAGCTGCGCGCCGCGATTGAAGCGCTCAGCCTCTTGAAGAAGCCCTGCGCCGTGGAAATGCACACCGATTCCCAGTATGTCCGCAACGGCATCACGAAGTGGCTGTTTGGGTGGAAGAAGAACGGCTGGAAGACCGCCAGCAAGGAACCGGTCAAGAACGCGGATCTCTGGCGTGCTTTGGACACCGCCGTCGCGCGGCACACGGTGAAATGGCACTGGGTCAAAGGTCACGCCGGCAACCGCGACAACGAGCGCTGCGACCAGCTCTGCGGTGATGCCATGGAGGCGATCAAAAATCAGCATACCCGACAGCAGCTCGCCGCGGCGCTTACTGCGTTCAAGGCTGCGGGGCAGGCGTAG